The DNA segment GCGGTGTTCCTCGATGGCGGCAACAACAAGGTCGTGGCGCAAGTGGTGCGCAAAGGCACTGGCAAACCACTGGAAAATGACACCCAGGCGATGAAGGCCACCGACGTCAAACCGGTGATTGATGGCTGGGCGAATGACATGCATCAGATGTACCTGAAGCTCAAGGCCAGCTCCAAATAATCCAGCGAGGCGTGGGCCCATTCGCGAGCAAGCCCGCTCCCACCTTGAGATCTGCGCCGGACACTCAGCCTGTGTCCACTGTAGATCCCCTGTGGGAGCGGGCTTGCTCGCGAAAGCGGTCTTTCAGGCACCCCATTACTGCCCGGTAAACCAACGGAAGTACGGGTTGCCGCCATCCCAACGCATCACGTCACGCATATCCCGCCCCCAGGCATCCCGATCCCCGTCATACGCATGCAGGCTCGCGCGGTAGAACTGCATCAGACGCTGGCGGTGGGTCTCCATTCGCTCAGTGAACCCGGTATCGGCATTCACCAGCGGCGGCGGCACATACAAATCCAGCAGCGCCGGCAGCACCCGGGTAATTTCCTTGCTGCGCACCCACGGCGCGTACTCGATCCGGGGCTGATCGTCAGTCACCGCCGGGGCGTTTGCCGCGAAGCGCTCAAGGCCTGCGCGGTCGGTGACCCAGGTCGCGAGCAACGCTGGCGCCGAGCCAATCCCGACATCCTGCAAAGCGCTGCGTACGCTGGCCTGCTGGAAGCGCTCGGTGATTTTCGTCGCGTCCAGTTCCATCGGCTGCAGCGAACCGACCAGCAGCATCTCGTGGAACTCGCTGGTCCACAGCGAGGCATACGGGAACACGTCGAGGAAGCTGCGCACCAATGAGCGCGAGTCATCGATATTCTGGGTCGGCAACGGTAGCCATTGCGCGACGATCCCTTGCTGCTGCAACCGACTGGCGGCCAACTGATAGAAGTCCCGCGAGTACAGATTGACCACACCGGCCGCCGACGGCGGGGGCGGTTCGAGGGTGATCAGGTCGTAGGTTTGCGGGCTGCGCAGCAGTTCCTGACGGCCATCGCGCAAGCGCACATCGACGCCGGGATCGCTGGCGGCGTTGAAGTTGCCTTTGAACAGGGGTGCTGCCCTGACCACCGATGGCAGCAGCTCGGCGACCACCCGATGTTCCAGCCCCGGATAGCGCAGCATGGCGCCGGCAGTGATCCCGGTGCCGAAACCGATCACCAGCGTCGAACGCGGCTCGCCATTGTGGATCAGCAGTGGCAGCAGCGCCTGGATGCGCATGTAGCGCAGCGATGGCATGGCATCGCCGGTATTGGACACGCCCTGAATGTACAAACGGTGGAACGTGTTTTCACCACGACCCTGAGCGACCACGGCCACGGTGCCGCCACGGCCTTCTTCGTAGAACGCCAGCGTGCCGTTGCGCGCCCCGGGCAGCAGGCTCGCGAGTTTGTCCACCGGGGTCAGCAGCGCAAGTGCGACCGACACCAGCCCTAGCGCGACCACGGCTTGACGCCGACCTTTCTTGACGTGGTGGCCCTTGCGTACGGCCACGTAGCCGATGCTGGCAGCGATCACCGCCAGCAAGCCCAGCGTGCGCACCAGCCCCAACAGCGGGATCAGTAGAAAACCGCAGAGCATCACCCCGACGATGCCGCCCAGGGTATTGAACGCGACCACGGCACCGACGTCGCGACCGACGCGCTCACGCCCCACACTCAAGCGCAGCGCCAGCGGAAACGCCGCGCCGAGCAACAGCGTCGGCACGAATACGATGCTCAGTGCCGCCACTGCAAAACGTGCGCTCATGCCGGCCAGCTCGCTGGCGCCCAAGGCCAGCACCCAGCTCTCGGCATGACTCTGGGCCAACACCAGCCAGCGACCGAGCAGGGCGATTTCCAGCAAGGCGATCAGCCCGGCACCGGCAATCAACAGACCGAACACGCCCCAGGGATCACGGATGCGCTCGACGCGACGGGCGAGCAGAGCGCTGCCGATGAACAGCCCGGTCAGATAAGTGGCGAGCACCACGGCAAACGCGTAGGTGCGGGTGCTCATGAACTGCACGATCGACTGCGACCAGACCACTTCATAACCCAGCGCCACGCCGCCGGCGATGGAGTACAGCCACAGTGCGGTATGGTCCGCAGCTTTCTCGGTGTGATGTTTGACCGCAGCCGTAATCGGCGTCGGAACCTGACGCTGCAACCACAGCGCACCCGCTGCGGCCAGCAGATTGAGCATCGCCGCAAACAACGCACTGCCACGCACACCGAGGGTGGCAATGAGCACGAACGCGGCGAGCAGGGTGCCAACAATCGCGCCGAGGGTGTTGGCCGCATACAGCTGACCGCCGGCCTTGCCCGGGTCAGCCGCCAGCGAGCGCACCAGTACCGGAAGCGTGCCGCCCATCAACACCGCCGGAATCCCCACCAGCGTGAACGGCAATAACCAGGCGAGAATGCCGACATGGCCTTGTAGCCAGGCAAACGGGCTCGCCGCCAGGCTCATCGCAACCGTCGCGCCAACACCGAGTATCGCCACCAGCACTTCCAGCCCGGCATAGAGTAACACCGGTTGCTGCAAGCGATCGGCCCAACGCCCGAACAGCCAGCCGCCGATGGCCAGCCCGGCAAAAAACGCGCTGATGCCGGCAGTGATGGCATAGACCTCGACGCCGACCACCAGCGACAGCTGCTTGATCCACAGCACCTGATAGACCAGCGCGGCAGCGCCGGAGAGGCACAACAGCAGGGCGGGGATCAGCCGCGCCGGGGTGGCGGCTTGCACGGTGGGTATGGCCGACGGCTTGCTGGCGATACGTGAGGACATGCGGTTTGCCTTATTTCAGTTCAGAAAGTGCTGTGACGGTGCTGGCCTCTTCGCGAGCAAGCCCGCTCCCACAGTGGACTTGTGTCCTCCACAAATCCCCTGTGGGAGCGGGCTTGCTCGCGAATGGGCCGACACGGTTCCAAGTTGGAAACAGGGCCGCCCGCCGATGAGGGCGGGCGGCGGTTCAACGGTGTTACTGAGCAGCCGGTGCCGCTTTCATTTTTTCAGCGATTTTTGCGTCAACTGCAGCACGGATCTGGTCGATGCTGAAACTCGCCGGTTTCTGGCTTGGCGGGTATTCGATGAAGGTCTGCAGGAACGCTGCTGACTTCTGCACCGCTTGCGCCGCCAGGTAAACGTTTTTGGTCTGCCAGTCGTAATACTGATCGGAAACCACGTCGGCACGTTCGTACGGGTCCATCCTCAGGTTGAGGATTTTCGGCACGCGCAGGCATACGAACGGTTCGCTCCACACTCTGAAGCCACCCGGCTCGCGCTGCTCACAGAACACCACTTTCCAGTTATCGAAGCGCATCGACACCAGCACGCCGTCGTCGTTGAAGTAGTAGAACTCCTTGCGCTCGCCTTTAGGCTGTTGGCCGGTCAGGTAGGGCAGCTGATTGAAGCCATCCAGATGCACTTTGAAGTTGGTGCCGCCGGAAGTCGGTGCCCAGCCCTTGAGCAGTTTTTCCTTGACGTCAGTATCGCCGGCAGCGGCGAGCAGGGTCGGGAACCAGTCCATGCCCGAGAACAGTTCGTTGGACACCTCACCCGGTTTGATCTTGCCCGGCCAGCGAATCATGGCCGGAACGCGATACGCGCCTTCCCAGTTGGAGTTCTTCTCGTTGCGGAACGGCGTGGTCGCCGCGTCCGGCCAGGAGAACTGGTTCGGGCCGTTGTCGGTGGTGTAGACGACAATCGTGTTGTCGGCGATTTTCAGGTCGTCGATGGTTTTCAGCAGTTTGCCGACGTCGGCGTCGTGCTCGAGCATGCCGTCCGCGTATTCGTTGCCGGGCATCCCGCTCTGGCCCTTCATCGAATCACGCACGTGGGTGAACACGTGCATGCGGGTGGTGTTCATCCAGACGAAAAACGGTTTGTCGGCCTTGGCCTGTTTCTCGATGAACGCTTGCGCGGCGGCAGTGGTTTCGTCGTCGATGGTTTCCATGCGCTTGGTGGTCAAGGCACCGGTGTCTTCGATCTTGCCGTCGGCGAAGCTGTGAATCACCCCGCGCGGGGTGTTGGCCTTGACGAATTCGGCATCGTCTTTCGGCCAATACGGACGCTCAGGCTCTTCTTCCGCGTTGAGGTGATACAGGTTGCCGAAGAATTCGTCGAAACCATGGTTGGTCGGCAGGTATTCATCCTTGTCGCCCAAGTGGTTCTTGCCGAACTGCCCGGTGGCATAGCCCAGGCCCTTGAGCGCCTGGGCGATGGTGATGTCGCGTTTCTGCAGGCCAACCGGTGCACCCGGAATGCCGACTTTCGACAGGCCCGTGCGCAGTGGCGTCTGACCGGTGATGAACGAGGATCGTCCGGCGGTGCAGCTGTTCTCCGCGTAGTAGTCGGTGAACATCATGCCTTCTTTGGCAATCCGGTCGATGTTCGGGGTCTTGTAGCCAACCACGCCCATGGAATAGGCGCTGATGTTGGTCTGGCCGATGTCATCGCCAAAGATCACCAGAATGTTGGGTTTCTCAGCCGCTGTGGCAGTTGCCGACAGCGCCATCACCGAGGTTGCCACCAGGGCGAGTTTCGGTAGCCACTTGCGTATGCGAGTCATCTGACTTGCTCCTTATCGCGGGGGTCGTTGTTGCGACTTACGTTTCTTGCAGTCCTGCATCACGCTTTTTCTTATTGCACCTGCCCGGTTGCCGGTGGATCGAACGGGTAGATCCGGCGCCATTCGGTCGCCATGTCCACCACGGTCCAGCCACGGGAATTCGCTTCGTCGAGGGCTTTGTCCAGCCGCCCGATATCGGATTTTCGGTCATAGGCCCACTCGCGCTTCGCATCGGTGTGGTGCACCAGCCCCATGAAGCGTTTGCCGGGGCCGGCGGCGGTCCACTGCAGCATTTGCAGGTCGCCGTCGGAGTTGCCGAACGCGAGGATCGGGCGCTTGCCGATCACTGCGTCGATGCTCTCCGGTTTGCCCGGGCCATCGTCGTTGTGCGCCAGTTTTTGCGTACGCAGAATGGAAGCCTTGCCATCCTTGAACTGGAACGCGGTGACGAACGTGGTGCCGATCACCTGCTCCGGCGGGATGCCGTAGACCTTCTCGGCGAAGGCGCGCATGAACGCGGTGTCGCCGCCGGAAACGATGTAGGTCTTGAAGTCCTGGCTGCGCAGGTAGTCGAGCATTTCCAGCATCGGCTGGAAGATCATTTCGGTGTAGGGCTTGCCGGTTTTCGGATGCCGCGCCTGGCTCAGCCAGGTCTTGGCGTAGTCGTCGAAAGCCTCGGTGGTCATGCCGGTGTGGGTGGCGCCGAAGATCTTCAGGATGCCGTCCATGCCGCTGGCGGCCAGTGCGTTGTGGTCGTTTTCCAGCACGGCTTTGAATGGCTGGGTGGTTTTCCATTCCGGGTGCTGCGGCGAATTGCGCTTGACCTCGTCGAGGGCGAACAGCAACTCGAAATACATCGGCTGCTCGCTCCACAGGGTGCCGTCGTTGTCGAACACCGCGATACGCTCGGCGGGTTTGACGAAGTCCTTGCTGTGCTGATCGGTCACCGCTTGCACGAACGCGATGATGTTTTGCTTCGCCGGGCCGTCATTCCATGACGGCAGTGGCTCGCTGGCCTGGGCCAGCAGTGGCAATGCCAGCGCAAACAACAGCGCAAGGCTGAAACGTTGACGCTGCGGCGGCGGGTTGGTCATGGGAAATCCCTTTCATGAACGGGGTTGAGCGGGCGCAGGGCCGACGCCGGTTTGTGCGCCTTTTGTTCGGCCTGACTGTGAAGCGTAGTCAACGATTCACGCAGTTGATCAAGTGTTTGTGCAGTCTGCGGATCACGTCCGTAAAGTCCGCGCAACAGGCCTTGCAGGCGCGGCCCGGCACTCACCAGTTGCAGCCCCAGCCGACTGCGGCGCAGCCACAGGTACAGCGCGCTCAACTGCGTCGGATGAGCTTGCAGTTGCGGGTTGATCTGTTGCCAGGCGAAGTCGGGCGATTGCTCCCAGGCCAGTCGCCGCGCCTGCTTGCGCGCCTGCCATTGGCGCCGGGCGCGCATCAGCGCCGGACGCAGCCAATAACCCGTGCCAATACAGACCGCGAGCAGTGCCAGCCACAGCAGCCAGCGCGTGGAAAAATGCAGGTTGTTGTGGTTGAGTTGCTTGAGATCTTCGGTCACTGAAAACACCGGTTTGGGGGCGCTGCCGGCAACGGCCTCGAACGTTACGACCGGCACCTGCGTGGTGCGAATTTGCTGCGCTTTGACATCCCACCATTTCACCTCGATGGCGGGCAGGGCGTAAGCGCCAGGCTTGTCGATGCGGTAGGTGGCGGCGTCGATCCGCTGACCACCGAGAACGTTGCCGCGACCGTCATCCAGGCGCATGACTTGTGGTGTCTTCAGATAACGACTCAGACCGGCAACGTCGCTCAATGGCGGAACCGGCAGAGCCATCGCCAGTGCGCCATCGGCCTGCAGGATCAATTGGCGGGTGATGCTGTCGCCGATTTTCAAGGGCGTTGCCGAGTTGCTTACGGTTTGGCTGAAGCGCAGCCCGCTGGCCACCAGCGGCGTTTCTCCGGGTTCGAAACCGGGTGGCTGGACGGCGCTGAAGTGCAGAGGCTGACTTTGTGCGCTGAGTGCTGTAGTGGCCTGACCCGGTGTCGCGCTGACCGTCAACGCCGGAATGTCGAAGCTGCGTGCGACATTCGGGGTGATCAGATAGCTGTAGCGCAAGCCGCTGAAGGATTGCCCGTCGATGGTCTGATTCAGGTGTTGGGCCTGACCGTCGGGCGGCGTTACCAGAGCACCGTCGAGTTTCAGCTCGGGCAGGGTGGCGGCGCGGGTGAACCAGGTGTCGGTGAGCACGTCGACTTGCAGCTCGACCAGACCGCCGACCATGGCGCCTTCGGCGGGTTGCAGGTGGGCCTGGATTTTCAGTTGGGGTTCGGCGGCAGAGGCGTGGATTGTGAAAAGGCAACTGGTGAGCAGGGTCAGCAGGGTTGCGGTGATCAGGCGGGCGCCATCGCGAGCAGGCTCACTCCTACAGAAGATTTTCGGCGCAAACAAATCCCGTGTAGGAGTGAGCCTGCTCGCGATGGCCGCAACCCGGTTCATGGTTTGGCCCCCGATTGATCCTGCAAACTGAACTTCTGCTTGAGAAATTTCGCCGGCGAAGTTGTCAGGTTCTGCAACCACAATGCATCGGAGGTCGCCTGCTCGGTCTCGACCTTTTTGCTCTGGCCCTTGCCCGGTGCCTTGTCGAATTTCACCTCGTTCGGTTTGGTCTCGGGGGCGTTCTTTTCGGCGCTGTCGGTGTCCTTGAGCAAGGCCTGAGCCAGCGCCAGATTGGCCGTGGCTTCGGGGAACTGCGGTTGCCGCTGCAAGGCCTGGGTGTAAGCGGCAATCGCCTGATCGAACTTGAAGCGCCGCACGTAAATGTTGCCCTGGTAGAACCACGCTTGCGGCGTGTCCAGTCGAGCGAACGTCGCCAGTGCAAGGTCATAGTCCGCCGCGTGATAGGCCGCCACGCCTTTCCAGTACGGATCGACAAACAGCGCCGCCGCCTGCGGCCAATGCTCATGCTCGACGGCCCAGCGCCCTTGTTGATCGCGGGTGAAAAACGCATCGGTCAGTGCACTGGCCTGTACCGGTGCGGCCGGCCAGCCAAGGCCCGCGGCCAGCACCAGCGCCGGCACCCAGTTGACGCTCCAGCCCTTGCGCAGACCCACCAGCGCCAACAAGAGAAGCGGCCAGCACAGCCAGTAACCGGCGTCCTTCCAGTGCAATTGCTGCTGTTCGGCGCTGGCAGTCTGGAAGTGTTGCTGGGCGTGCAATTCGATCCAGTCAAGATCATCGTCGTCGAGGGTGAGACTGCCCAGCGGCGCGTCGACAGCGGCGGCCAATTGCTTGAGTGCCGCCGGATCGAAATGGCCGAGCAGCGGACGCCCGTTGCTGTCGACTGCCGGCTGGCCGTTGGCGCCCTGAATGATGCCGCCATCCTCGTTGCCGACCGCCAATACCAACACCTGCAATTGGCTGCCTTTCAATAGCTTGTCGAGGCCATCGAGTTGCGCAGTGTCGGCACCGTCGGTGATCAGCAGCAGGCTGCCCGGGGTTTGCTCGGCGCTGAGCAGGCGCCGGGCCTGCTCGATGACGGCGCCGACGTCCTTGCCGGGTTTGTCGATCAACCCGGTGCCCAGCGCTTGAATGAAGGTGTCGAGCAGCGCCGGATCGTCGGTCGGCGGCAACACCAGGTGTGCGCTGCCGGCATAGGCAATCAGCGCCGTGCGAGCGCCGGCGCGACGCTGGATCAGGTCGTGCAGTTTGTGTTTGGCCGCTTCCAGGCGCGTCGGTGGTACGTCACGGGCATCCATCGATGGCGACAGGTCCACGGCGACGATCAGGGGGGCGCGGTTTTCCAGAAAGTCCGGGCGATCCTGCTCCCAGGTGGGGCCGGCGGCAGCGATGGCGCCGAGTACCAACATCGCGCACAGCCAGTGCACCGGGCGCAGGCGCTGCCGGTCCTGCGGAGTGACCAGCAGATGTGGCAGCAGGTGTTCGGCGATATTGCCGCGCAGCCGTCGCTGCAGGTCGCGGCCACGCCGCCAGATCGGCGGCAGCAGCGCAGCGCACAGCGCGAGCAGCAGCCACAGTGGGCGCAGGAAGTGCAAGTCACCGAGATTGATGTCCATCTCAGGCCTCCTGCCGCTGGCGGGCAAGCGCCAGTCGCGGGCGCAGCAGGGCGCCGAGGTGATACAGCGCTAACAGGGCCAGCGCCGCGCCCAGCGGCCAATGGAACAACTCGCGTTGCGGCTGATGGCTGAGAGTTTTCACCTGATGCGGGGTGAGGCGATCGAGGGTGCTGTAGACCTGGTCCAGCGCGGTGCGGTCTTCGGCGCGGAAAAACTGCCCGCCGGTAGTCTGGGCGATTTGTTGCAGCCCGTGCAG comes from the Pseudomonas sp. RSB 5.4 genome and includes:
- a CDS encoding VWA domain-containing protein, producing the protein MDINLGDLHFLRPLWLLLALCAALLPPIWRRGRDLQRRLRGNIAEHLLPHLLVTPQDRQRLRPVHWLCAMLVLGAIAAAGPTWEQDRPDFLENRAPLIVAVDLSPSMDARDVPPTRLEAAKHKLHDLIQRRAGARTALIAYAGSAHLVLPPTDDPALLDTFIQALGTGLIDKPGKDVGAVIEQARRLLSAEQTPGSLLLITDGADTAQLDGLDKLLKGSQLQVLVLAVGNEDGGIIQGANGQPAVDSNGRPLLGHFDPAALKQLAAAVDAPLGSLTLDDDDLDWIELHAQQHFQTASAEQQQLHWKDAGYWLCWPLLLLALVGLRKGWSVNWVPALVLAAGLGWPAAPVQASALTDAFFTRDQQGRWAVEHEHWPQAAALFVDPYWKGVAAYHAADYDLALATFARLDTPQAWFYQGNIYVRRFKFDQAIAAYTQALQRQPQFPEATANLALAQALLKDTDSAEKNAPETKPNEVKFDKAPGKGQSKKVETEQATSDALWLQNLTTSPAKFLKQKFSLQDQSGAKP
- a CDS encoding fused MFS/spermidine synthase, coding for MSSRIASKPSAIPTVQAATPARLIPALLLCLSGAAALVYQVLWIKQLSLVVGVEVYAITAGISAFFAGLAIGGWLFGRWADRLQQPVLLYAGLEVLVAILGVGATVAMSLAASPFAWLQGHVGILAWLLPFTLVGIPAVLMGGTLPVLVRSLAADPGKAGGQLYAANTLGAIVGTLLAAFVLIATLGVRGSALFAAMLNLLAAAGALWLQRQVPTPITAAVKHHTEKAADHTALWLYSIAGGVALGYEVVWSQSIVQFMSTRTYAFAVVLATYLTGLFIGSALLARRVERIRDPWGVFGLLIAGAGLIALLEIALLGRWLVLAQSHAESWVLALGASELAGMSARFAVAALSIVFVPTLLLGAAFPLALRLSVGRERVGRDVGAVVAFNTLGGIVGVMLCGFLLIPLLGLVRTLGLLAVIAASIGYVAVRKGHHVKKGRRQAVVALGLVSVALALLTPVDKLASLLPGARNGTLAFYEEGRGGTVAVVAQGRGENTFHRLYIQGVSNTGDAMPSLRYMRIQALLPLLIHNGEPRSTLVIGFGTGITAGAMLRYPGLEHRVVAELLPSVVRAAPLFKGNFNAASDPGVDVRLRDGRQELLRSPQTYDLITLEPPPPSAAGVVNLYSRDFYQLAASRLQQQGIVAQWLPLPTQNIDDSRSLVRSFLDVFPYASLWTSEFHEMLLVGSLQPMELDATKITERFQQASVRSALQDVGIGSAPALLATWVTDRAGLERFAANAPAVTDDQPRIEYAPWVRSKEITRVLPALLDLYVPPPLVNADTGFTERMETHRQRLMQFYRASLHAYDGDRDAWGRDMRDVMRWDGGNPYFRWFTGQ
- a CDS encoding arylsulfatase; this encodes MTRIRKWLPKLALVATSVMALSATATAAEKPNILVIFGDDIGQTNISAYSMGVVGYKTPNIDRIAKEGMMFTDYYAENSCTAGRSSFITGQTPLRTGLSKVGIPGAPVGLQKRDITIAQALKGLGYATGQFGKNHLGDKDEYLPTNHGFDEFFGNLYHLNAEEEPERPYWPKDDAEFVKANTPRGVIHSFADGKIEDTGALTTKRMETIDDETTAAAQAFIEKQAKADKPFFVWMNTTRMHVFTHVRDSMKGQSGMPGNEYADGMLEHDADVGKLLKTIDDLKIADNTIVVYTTDNGPNQFSWPDAATTPFRNEKNSNWEGAYRVPAMIRWPGKIKPGEVSNELFSGMDWFPTLLAAAGDTDVKEKLLKGWAPTSGGTNFKVHLDGFNQLPYLTGQQPKGERKEFYYFNDDGVLVSMRFDNWKVVFCEQREPGGFRVWSEPFVCLRVPKILNLRMDPYERADVVSDQYYDWQTKNVYLAAQAVQKSAAFLQTFIEYPPSQKPASFSIDQIRAAVDAKIAEKMKAAPAAQ
- a CDS encoding HAD family hydrolase, producing MTNPPPQRQRFSLALLFALALPLLAQASEPLPSWNDGPAKQNIIAFVQAVTDQHSKDFVKPAERIAVFDNDGTLWSEQPMYFELLFALDEVKRNSPQHPEWKTTQPFKAVLENDHNALAASGMDGILKIFGATHTGMTTEAFDDYAKTWLSQARHPKTGKPYTEMIFQPMLEMLDYLRSQDFKTYIVSGGDTAFMRAFAEKVYGIPPEQVIGTTFVTAFQFKDGKASILRTQKLAHNDDGPGKPESIDAVIGKRPILAFGNSDGDLQMLQWTAAGPGKRFMGLVHHTDAKREWAYDRKSDIGRLDKALDEANSRGWTVVDMATEWRRIYPFDPPATGQVQ